In one Ananas comosus cultivar F153 linkage group 12, ASM154086v1, whole genome shotgun sequence genomic region, the following are encoded:
- the LOC109718923 gene encoding putative GPI-anchor transamidase produces the protein MAIDRRRPKPSRRSHFVIRETLLLLFLLLICAPSPSSSSSSSSSSMHNNNWAVLVCTSRFWFNYRHMANTLSLYRTVKRLGIPDERIILMLADDMACNARNTYPAQVFNNENHQLNLYGDNVEVDYRGYEVTVENFLRVLTGRHDSAVPRSKRLLSDEGSHILLYMTGHGGDEFLKFQDSEELQSHDLADVVKQMKEKNRFKELLIMVDTCQAATLFSQLNSPGVLAIGSSMKGENSYSHHLDSDIGVSVVDRFTFYTLTFFEKLNMYSNASLNSLFASYNPTLLMSTAYYRTDLYERPLNEVPVTNFFGSVMKTMHTDSAYTGFSITPEIELPLSSEDTAADRILLENETHKEEANSDEVKDRSCSSYEWLKVLQDRLADEKSDTIVMYGLGTMILLLTVSTWLST, from the exons ATGGCCATTGATCGCCGGAGACCCAAACCCTCGCGGCGGAGCCACTTTGTGATCCGTgaaaccctcctcctcctcttcctccttttGATCTGCGCACcgtccccttcttcttcttcgtcgtcgtcgtcttcttcgatGCACAACAACAACTGGGCCGTGTTGGTTTGCACCTCCAGATTCTG GTTTAACTATAGGCATATGGCGAATACTCTGTCACTATATAG GACAGTGAAGCGACTAGGGATACCAGATGAGAGGATAATACTTATGTTGGCCGATGACATGGCTTGCAATGCCAGGAATACTTATCCAGCCCAAGTTTTCAACAATGAGAACCACCAGCTTAACCTGTATGGAGATAATGTTGAA GTTGATTATCGAGGTTATGAGGTAACTGTTGAAAACTTTTTACGAGTCTTAACTGGAAGACACGACAGCGCTGTTCCAAGATCGAAGCGTCTTTTAAGTGATGAGGGTAGCCATATTCTCTTGTACATGACTGGGCATGGTGGGGATGAATTCTTGAAATTTCAGGACTCTGAAGAGCTTCAGAGCCATGATTTAGCTGATGTGGTGAAGCAAATGAAGGAGAAGAATAG ATTCAAGGAGTTGCTGATAATGGTTGATACTTGTCAAGCTGCAACTCTTTTCTCCCAG CTTAATTCACCTGGTGTGTTGGCAATTGGAAGCAGCATGAAAGGAGAAAATTCGTACTCTCATCACCTTGACTCAGAT ATTGGTGTGTCTGTTGTTGATAGATTCACTTTCTACACACTCACTTTTTTTGAGAAGCTGAACATGTACAGCAATGCCTCATTGAACAG TCTCTTCGCATCATACAATCCTACTTTGCTGATGTCTACTGCATATTACCGAACGGATCTTTATGAACGACCCTTGAATGAG GTACCTGTCACAAATTTCTTTGGGTCAGTCATGAAAACAATGCACACAGACTCTGCTTACACGGGCTTCTCCATTACACCTGAGATTGAACTTCCATTGTCTTCTGAGGACACGGCCGCCGATCGAATTCTATTGGAAAATGAAACTCACAAGGAAGAAGCAAATAGTGATGAAGTAAAA GATAGAAGCTGCAGTTCTTATGAATGGTTGAAAGTGTTACAAGATCGACTGGCAGATGAGAAATCCGACACTATTGTGATGTATGGTCTGGGAACGATGATTCTGTTGCTCACTGTTTCGACCTGGTTATCAACATAA
- the LOC109718727 gene encoding cytokinin dehydrogenase 6-like: MSRLGCPSSAATPETVRQSALPLELRALDISPKIRADPDTLESVSSDFGGVISGRPYAIFYPSNETDIARLIRTAFESAQPFTITARGRGHSDRGQSVGVGGVTVDMRALAGDGEKRRINVCLGGPLGPYVDIGAEQMWSELMHETLEHGFGPRTWLDYLDITVGGSLTVGGISGQALRHGPQVRNVHELDIITGKGELVTCSENQNPDLFYASLGGLGQFGIITRARIALEPAPSKVKWVGLVYSSFEAFTKDEEYLISLDGAPGKRKGFDYLEGFVFLDHKHVKNWRSPFISDDDVVEITKLVAEHGGVYLLEATINYCDDTVFTVDEEVEALTEGLNYAPGFKFTKDLSYVGFLDRVQLENERLRKDGLRDVPHPWLNLLVPKSRIYDFHEGVFKGVYQKDKPMGVILVYPLDKYKWDEKMSLVFPKEDVFYKIGLLLSTTPDNLEGVLKQNEEILRFCEGNGIDVKQYMPHYENTEDWKEHFGEKWDWFVQMKKKYDPKNILAPGQRIFTSPLI; encoded by the exons ATGTCCAGACTGGGCTGTCCATCCTCCGCGGCCACGCCTGAAACCGTTAGGCAGTCTGCGCTCCCACTGGAGCTCCGAGCCCTCGACATTTCTCCTAAGATTCGTGCCGACCCTGATACCCTCGAATCCGTCTCCTCTGACTTCGGTGGTGTGATCAGTGGCCGTCCGTACGCTATATTCTATCCCTCGAATGAGACTGACATAGCCCGACTCATTCGAACCGCATTCGAGTCTGCACAACCCTTCACGATCACCGCTAG GGGTCGCGGGCATTCGGACAGAGGCCAGTCGGTCGGTGTTGGCGGGGTCACGGTGGACATGAGAGCCCTCGCCGGAGACGGCGAGAAGAGAAGGATCAATGTGTGCTTGGGTGGGCCATTGGGTCCGTATGTGGACATCGGGGCCGAGCAAATGTGGTCCGAACTGATGCACGAAACACTGGAGCATGGGTTTGGGCCGCGGACATGGCTCGACTACTTGGACATCACCGTCGGTGGCTCCCTCACCGTCGGTGGGATCAGCGGGCAGGCTCTCCGGCACGGACCGCAGGTTCGAAATGTGCATGAATTGGACATCATTACTG GAAAAGGAGAACTAGTGACTTGCTCGGAGAACCAAAACCCGGACTTGTTTTACGCTTCTCTGGGAGGGCTAGGGCAATTTGGAATCATTACTCGAGCCCGAATCGCACTCGAACCCGCACCGAGTAAG GTGAAGTGGGTGGGGCTAGTTTATTCTAGCTTTGAGGCATTCACTAAAGATGAAGAGTACCTCATCTCACTAGATGGGGCTCCAGGAAAAAGGAAGGGATTTGATTATCTTGAAGGTTTCGTTTTCCTTGATCACAAACATGTTAAAAATTGGAGGTCCCCCTTCATCTCCGACGATGATGTCGTAGAGATCACCAAACTCGTGGCGGAACACGGTGGAGTTTACTTGTTAGAGGCAACTATTAACTATTGTGATGATACCGTGTTTACTGTCGATGAG GAAGTAGAAGCCCTAACTGAGGGGCTAAACTATGCACCTGGGTTCAAGTTCACCAAAGACCTCTCCTATGTGGGCTTCCTTGATAGAGTGCAACTAGAGAACGAGAGGCTAAGGAAAGATGGACTACGGGATGTGCCACACCCATGGCTCAACTTGTTGGTGCCCAAATCAAGGATCTATGATTTCCATGAAGGTGTCTTCAAAGGGGTCTATCAAAAGGACAAGCCCATGGGTGTCATATTGGTTTACCCTCTTGACAAATATAA GTGGGATGAGAAGATGTCTTTGGTGTTTCCCAAAGAGGATGTGTTCTACAAGATTGGGCTTCTGCTATCAACTACCCCAGATAATTTGGAGGGGGTGCTGAAGCAAAATGAAGAAATCCTGAGGTTCTGTGAGGGAAATGGCATTGATGTGAAGCAGTACATGCCTCACTATGAGAACACTGAGGATTGGAAAGAGCACTTTGGTGAGAAGTGGGATTGGTTCGTGCAGATGAAGAAGAAATATGACCCAAAAAATATATTGGCTCCTGGGCAAAGGATCTTTACCTCTCCTCTCATctaa
- the LOC109718019 gene encoding uncharacterized protein LOC109718019 — protein MGTLRSGVARVLGNKENVIHALLLGTFVVLGFRSEEQQRQIEALEAERSSLRAANSAMSAAMWSWRETLFRLADSPPPHPISLSRLRAIYGEDEPPIPRAADDRTGSGGDDEEESISIS, from the exons atgggAACCCTAAGGAGCGGGGtggctagggttttggggaaCAAGGAGAACGTGATCCACGCGCTCCTGCTGGGCACCTTCGTGGTGCTAGGGTTCCGGTCGGAGGAGCAGCAGCGGCAGATCGAGGCGCTGGAGGCGGAGAGGTCGTCCCTCCGCGCCGCCAACTCCGCCATGTCCGCCGCCATGTGGTCGTGGCGCGAAACCCTCTTCCGCCTCGCCGACTCCCCCCCGCCGCaccccatctccctctcccGCCTCCGCGCCATCTACGGCGAGGACGAACCCCCCATCCCCCGCGCCGCCGATGATCGCACAG GTTCGGGAGGAGATGATGAGGAAGAATCGATTTCCATAtcttag
- the LOC109718261 gene encoding uncharacterized protein LOC109718261, with amino-acid sequence MKVVCCEAQDVLLKKLLAEDYLTEEERDILRWGKNITTSKSRTTKRAGVAIYNRASSLETLIGYLYLTNVERLEQLMFQLGFSTGASSHHIAEELRANLRKRTGNSTNSQQPPMQ; translated from the exons ATGAAAGTTGTTTGCTGTGAAGCACAG GATGTATTGCTTAAAAAGCTTCTCGCCGAAGATTACTTAACCGAAGAAGAAAG GGACATACTTCGTTGGGGCAAAAACATCACTACTAGCAAATCGCGTACTACAAAACGGGCGGGAGTAGCCATTTACAACAGAGCATCTTCACTTGAAACACTG ATTGGATATCTTTACTTAACCAATGTGGAACGCTTGGAGCAGCTGATGTTTCAGTTAGGGTTCTCTACCGGTGCTTCTTCGCATCATATTGCGGAGGAGCTTCGTGCCAATTTGCG GAAAAGGACCGGTAACTCCACAAATTCTCAGCAACCCCCAATGCAGTGA